The Rhopalosiphum maidis isolate BTI-1 chromosome 4, ASM367621v3, whole genome shotgun sequence region attatttttcaggaCCCCCCCCccacaaaaaatgtttgaaaatccGCCACTGGGTATGGTAAAGTAGCGATGGGTCTAAATGGCTTGaaataaacctaaaaaaaaaaaatgcggtATAGCCAAGCCTGAACAAATTggtgatatattaaaatttctataactaattaaaattatagattatatatttttctataattactACGTTTTATCAGCTTATCACTACTATCActaatatcattgattaaataaataatactaataaatattatactatttttgtcGTTGTCGTATGTGATCTACCATCTATCCAAGTCCCGAATATAGTATTGAATTTCCGTCCagtatagtattgtataataattatatgtacaatattgattatatttattttcgtaatcattaatataactaatgagttaatatattattattatttatcccttaaggcttaaattataaaaaattcctatttaaatctataaggaaatagtaaaatattgtattcacaGTTGCTATCATTGCCAATCGCTATAACTCTTCTTTCAAGTAAAAGTAAATCTCTAttacttttacatattttttttcataaaacgcCGAAAAATCTCGATagattgattatataaaattatgctgTACCTAAAGTGAAAACGAAGATTAccatgcattaaaaaaatataaacaaccaaaaatattaaatacaaacgaaaacatcaaaaaaaatattatctgacCTTACCtggtaactaataaataatgataggctttatattatattattaagtaaaaaatattaaatcatgtttaaataatttgttgttttaatgattatagatttttgtttGTCAGTGCTTGATTCGAAAAGAAACAggaaaaataatcaacaatgtaatattttataagattacaattttttaaggaGTTCTGTGTACTCTGACAACATGTATGTGGAAAGCGTAATAAGATTTGTATCTTATAAATCGAACGTTTTAGATTTAAACGATTGGCGTCGCATGTAATTTGAAAGTATTATActatctatttatactatacatgacatatgttttcaatttatttttatcacttaagattaaacaaattaaaataatgattaatgttttcaagttctattgtataaaaataattaaatacaattttaagttcTTAGTGAAGAAATGAATGTATTCTTTGATACCGTGCATTAACTTGTCACAAAAATTGAATGAtcgatttgatttaattttacctaactatttatgattaatttcatatattcaTTTTCTTTTGTATTCAGTATTTTCTATCATAAATTGTGAGCACGGTCATATAGATCTATATGGCTGTGATTGTGATTTGTGGGTATAAGAGTGAAAAAATTAGTCGACCCGGTCAAAATATCTTCGTTATGAAATTTTTgggcaaaacattttttatacgaatttttatcaactaattatatataattatatttgcatCAATTTTGCGATAATAGTTGATAGTTTACTAGGTATTTGCtacgtattttacatttaagcaTATGTTGTATAGAGTATACAAAGATCTATTTTATTCTAACATTTACATTTGGTTCTGTTCGTTCATTCGTTTCAtttctttgtatttttaatttgtaagaaATTGCTTTgaaactcaattattttagagatttattttacaatatttaatagtaaatactagttttaatgtaatttaagtatttttatataatggtacatttttaatatataattatacatgtgtttaaaatgtttaaattctgAACTAAGatgtagatattaaatatatttttaataataaaacaactttttcatgtatGCAACCAGTGGCGTACGCAGGGGGGGAGGGGGTGTCAAGGAGATATGACACTATGAGTATTTCatgaatagaatattatttataatttagatagaAATAGAcgacttatataaatattattatgaagtagGCAGTAACttggaaattaatattatgttacactatattgttatagatCCGATGGATGTACAGTGGCGGctatccttaaaaatataggtgtaGCAAAACATAAGAAGTAACCACCCACCCTCAATAATATTCATCCATATAACATGCCATCTACTGAATAGTTTATACACAGTAGCGTAACTTGATAATAAAGGGCCTATGAGAAAATTTACAGACCAGGGCtcttacctaataataaaaatgaaaaacaatcaTACCCTATTAtaactttcaaaaatattgttttctcaCATgtcatagtattaattaattaaaattttttttatacaaaatctaacaaaaattaactctTCTTGTTTTTACGGCAGcaaaatcattaatgattttgtttgtatccaattcattattattagatagtaatacaaaaattctaTAGATAGATAGTTTTTGTCTTATTATCGTCAGACACATAGGTAATTTTGTCACGAGTTATGACTTACACAGTACACATACcagcataattattatgtataatagtaaaagaagtttcaaattttcaattatagtgtatactcTGTAACTCTTTACCCGCATTTCGGACCTATACTGTATTACGATATACTTAATTCTTCACATAAGTATtcgtaatttgaattattctttaatttaaaagagtaaagacaattatttattatataaaaaaaatattataatatgtgtttatattagaGATTATAGTATAGGAATATCGTgagttatatagattatatgagttttttaatttaggggCCCTCAAAACCGGGGGCCCCTGTGAATTGCACACCCAACACTCTCGATAATTGCGCCACtgtttatacaaaatgttgaaaaaaatatttactattatactattaaaatattccaaagtattattgtattattcgcttacgaaaaattatatagacaaCCCACTCTATCCACCTCTAATTAAAGGTGTAGCAGGCACTACTACACCTCTACTATAGAATAGCCGCCACTATGAATATGTAAGGTGATAATGTGTTTCGGAATCGTATCTGATACTTTAAAAGCAACAAATTAAGAGTACGTTATACCCGCGTCCCAcatgtgttttttaaaaacgatacctataaattaaattttttattttttaaattaaattagtattatgcaACTTGGCTACACTGTATATGGaacgttattttttgaattttcaaaatggaCGAATTGAGAAATAGTTGATAACGataactgaaataaaaacaacattctaaacaattacaaaataagaaaagtaaatactaaatgctATATCGTAATAACGTAaaattgtagaaaaataatttaatactaaaaattaaaataatttccaaaagaataataatatattctgtgATTATTCCTGTATAACTAACTACTTACCTTGTGTTCTActgtttaagaaaataaacaagttaAATGCTTCTTTTATTTACTTTCAAAAtcgtacaaatattatgaatcatGATATTGTGTTGATGCCaaacttaatttaagtattaaattaatcaaattatatttttgtggattcaaattatagtttttttgaggtaagtttttattttttgtacttttatgaTTATGCAGAAGTTACATCCTTTCTAAATGTAAAtcgtacaattttttatcaattcgtATGAATCAAGATCtctggttttattattaaaaaagatttattaattaaaataatgatacctATATCTTCATGATTGAttcaaatttacttttttataattatgaaagttgtcaaaattttttaatgatcagtaattacatttttattttataagtaattagttAAGGAAAGTAGTGGCAATGGAAACTTCATTCCATCATGTTGCTACGTCTAGTActctatgttatattatttactcatcatattatttgtattattctgTATATACAGATAGTAAGTAtctttcttataaattattgtagacttgctattttttaagattttcaaGACGATACTAATACTTATCAATATGGTGTAGTTACATTCCGACTCATATTAAAATCAGTCCaagaataatttgtttcaatttGCTGGCTacacattttacttttttaacgctcaatattgaaacaaaatgagtcgattctttaattttttttttttaattatgtttattttactttgttttttataatttagtcattacatttttcttaatataatttatacatcctaaaatgtaaaacttagCTCTTACTAATGCTTGGACTTGTGCTGTAACTAGTTCTAATATTAGGAACTTTATTAGaatagtatttacattatatttgcttattatataagtagttcaatatcaattaaacaataataatgtgtagataacaattataaataggtcatgatatgtttatagtggactgttttgtataaaattttagttgtatacagattatattattattatgattatattgtgTCTGatcactattaaatttaatttaattttaaataggttatGATGAACCATAGTATAGAATCCAATTTCTACAATGTCGAAGAAAATGAAGGAGAGACTGATAATTATGTTACATGTCCATTATTGCAACTAAAATATTCTAGATCAAGAAAACCAATTACTAGGTAGGttattactgtatatatatatatataattaaaagagaTATGGATagctatttttcatatattatgtatatttaatttttactctgatatttgtataagtccttattgtatatttaatactctatagttcattttataataaatatttaagatgaatacatagaaatttttttttttttctagtcgTTTGGGACAAAAGGGTAGatctttaaaacatataaatgagAATCGacctttatttgaaaataaaactgcaGAAGCTGATTTGGGAGGTTCATTTCAAATACGTACGCCTGAAAATTTAGTTGGTGGTTTTGAAAAACTTGACTTAGTTCATGATACTCCATTTGTCCGTCCagctattaaaaatcaaaatgataGTGATTTAGAAACTCCAAGTGACACactaactaatataaaaaatgtaagacctaatattgaattaagcACTAAACGCTCATTATACAGCAATAAGGAAAATTTACCAGAGCAAATAAAAGAATTAAGAACACCTGAAtctcaaaaattaaacaaaagtaatattagtaCACCATCACTCACTATAaaagaaatttcaaataaatcatcAGAGAGCATGAAAGatgaaacatattatgtgtCACCTGAAActtcaaaatacaattatgataCCAGTTTATATCATAGTATTAGAGAAACAACTGTTATACCAGAAACATCACATTCatctttttcaataaataattctttaacAACTAAGCAATTAGAATGTCAACCCCTAGATGATCAACCTAAACATACTGCACTTGAACTGTCTCCTGCAGCAAAtcgtaataattttgtaataagagCTCGATCTCCTATTCGTCATATTCCAGTTGGATTTATTCAAGATGGAGAATTTAAACGGCCAATTAATTCATCAAGTAGTGTGTGTGTTAAATGCGCCAATGAAAACTATATATCTGTTAAAggaattaattatagtatactaaATACACTTGGCCATGGTGGTTCTAGTGTTGTGTACGAggtaaatttatgtttgttaggatatttatactattatttctaacatatttttgaaatttaataaggtTTTACATCCGGACACAAACCAAGTGGTTGCAATAAAAAAGGTAGATTTATCCGAAGTTGAAGATATTATTGCAAAAGGATATTTAAATGAAGTTACTTTGTTACAAAACCTGCAATCATGTGAAAGTGTTATACACCTATTTGACaggtaaatttaatgtatcttattaaattgtcatttttatttatcaaattaatttcattgtttatt contains the following coding sequences:
- the LOC113548160 gene encoding dual specificity protein kinase TTK-like, whose amino-acid sequence is MMNHSIESNFYNVEENEGETDNYVTCPLLQLKYSRSRKPITSRLGQKGRSLKHINENRPLFENKTAEADLGGSFQIRTPENLVGGFEKLDLVHDTPFVRPAIKNQNDSDLETPSDTLTNIKNVRPNIELSTKRSLYSNKENLPEQIKELRTPESQKLNKSNISTPSLTIKEISNKSSESMKDETYYVSPETSKYNYDTSLYHSIRETTVIPETSHSSFSINNSLTTKQLECQPLDDQPKHTALELSPAANRNNFVIRARSPIRHIPVGFIQDGEFKRPINSSSSVCVKCANENYISVKGINYSILNTLGHGGSSVVYEVLHPDTNQVVAIKKVDLSEVEDIIAKGYLNEVTLLQNLQSCESVIHLFDSQYTTKEKILYMVMEKGDTDLSKLIRNTKHMSVHMIMYYWSEMLIIVNEIHAKGVIHSDLKPANFLLVSGRLKLIDFGIASKIHGDMTSVLKDVTTGTWNYMSPECIRSGGSNFQGHKINQKSDVWSLGCILYSLIYGKTPYSHLTNTWQKLQAIAESTQNISFLNHSKIFTQGIPPVLMQTMKLCLIKDVKARPNVVDLLKLIENTVFKPMT